The following are encoded together in the Arcticibacterium luteifluviistationis genome:
- the rsmH gene encoding 16S rRNA (cytosine(1402)-N(4))-methyltransferase RsmH: MSNTDYHVPVMLSECIEGLNINPDGIYVDITFGGGGHSKAIMDKLENGKLYSFDQDEDAKKNAENFDKSKFTFIQANFRHIKKFLRVHGVKKVDGILADLGVSSYQIDTPERGFSTRFDADLDMRMNRKAGPTAKDVINNYEVAELHKILGMYGEIKNAKTAAQAIDMARSGEPIKTIEELKKVLDTVAPKFKEFKYYAQVFQALRIEVNEEMKALEEFLFQVPDLLNTEGRLVVMSYHSLEDRMVKNYIKSGFLDGHLEKDFFGNVLKPLKGVTRKPITASDVELQKNPRSRSAKLRIAEKPEK, translated from the coding sequence ATGTCAAATACTGATTATCACGTTCCCGTAATGCTTTCAGAGTGCATAGAAGGCTTAAATATTAATCCTGACGGCATTTATGTAGACATCACGTTTGGTGGTGGAGGTCATTCTAAGGCCATTATGGATAAACTAGAAAATGGCAAGCTATACAGCTTTGACCAAGACGAAGACGCCAAAAAAAATGCAGAGAATTTTGACAAAAGTAAGTTCACTTTTATTCAGGCAAACTTCCGTCATATTAAAAAGTTTTTAAGAGTACATGGTGTAAAGAAGGTAGACGGCATTTTAGCTGATTTGGGCGTTTCTTCTTATCAAATTGACACACCAGAGCGGGGGTTCTCTACACGTTTTGACGCAGATCTAGACATGCGTATGAATAGGAAAGCAGGGCCTACCGCAAAAGATGTTATCAATAACTATGAGGTAGCGGAATTGCACAAAATACTGGGCATGTATGGCGAAATAAAAAATGCTAAGACCGCAGCTCAAGCTATAGATATGGCGAGGTCTGGAGAGCCAATTAAAACAATAGAAGAGCTAAAGAAGGTTTTAGACACCGTAGCACCCAAGTTTAAGGAGTTTAAATATTATGCTCAGGTTTTTCAGGCTTTAAGAATTGAAGTCAATGAAGAAATGAAAGCCCTTGAAGAGTTTTTATTCCAAGTTCCTGATTTGCTGAATACTGAAGGCCGTTTAGTGGTGATGTCTTACCATTCACTGGAAGATAGAATGGTGAAAAATTATATCAAAAGTGGTTTCCTCGATGGTCATCTTGAGAAAGACTTTTTTGGTAATGTACTCAAGCCGTTAAAAGGTGTTACAAGGAAGCCAATTACTGCAAGTGATGTAGAGTTACAAAAGAACCCTAGATCTCGAAGTGCGAAATTACGTATAGCAGAGAAACCCGAAAAATAG